The stretch of DNA aactgacagccccaagccatgctttgactgaggattacgaaatttggtacactaatgtggtgtctcaggacctacaaaaaagtctcttggagccaagtgcaatgtcgcacaggaagtcggccattttggtccaagtgcgcgatttagtggttttcgcacacgttgtttggagagtgatgctccgtcgcccttttcaccaatcaccttcacacttctgctatatactcttaagacatagatgaaaaaattcaaccgtcggattttaaataagtataaaggtgtgggcgtggctaagcctcaaactctgacctgtcgccacgccactctttttttcacagctccctattggactccttttatccaatcaccaccaaacagtggcaaatagcagcagacaagttgaggtcacttggtctatagtactggcaggtttcgaataaaggcggggctttgggagcatggcaaaattcgccatcacgacatggaaatacgtttgtctctcatttcttcagtcattgtgacatcgccacacaagttctgatgagtgatcctactctgacccctaatagaattggacagctgaagtttgtgggcgtggcctattttccgaaacagtgccccctaggaccattaaaacagtcagccccaagccatgctttgactgaggttcacaaaatttggcacactaatgtagtgtatcaggacctacaaaaaagtctcttggagccaagcgcaatgtcgcacaggaggtcggccattttggtccaagtactcaatttagtggttttcgcacacgttattaggagaatgatatctcctcgccctttccaccgatcaccttcaaacttctgctatatactcttaagacatagaggaaaaaattcaaccgtcggattttaaataagtataaaggtgtgggcgtggctaagcctcaaactttgaccagtcgccattaccttatttgacttaacaactcccatgtgcatgatcagatcaatttcatacttttgtctgtgtgatcactgaccacatctgaagacagtgacaatgtggacagctgacatcacctaagccccgccccctgactacaggaagtctattgttttatggtgaactgcccatatttgtcccctctaatttagtcaagatgacactaaggtcatgcactgtcttcatgatgctgtaatgaccattcagatctgatagcttttcagaaagggaggggctttgatgccatggcgaattctgttctggtggacgtttctgttccgcggacgtgccctggtgtcccgggctgccggccaggaaggggcgcggagctgggtttggagagcgtcggggatggagcggagggggtacggacggaggacgagcagcttcactgcgagggccgaacgacgctgcttgcagctttaattttcgtTTTATTCCCTTTGGCGCGACGATGGCTAGTTTTCATATGCAACCTAAAAATCCAGCGGGAAACGCTTCATAACTGAGTCCAATGCACTATAAGAGGTGagcaaattgttttattttttgtatgcAGGGTTGTTCTTTTAATTATAATTCACTTTTAAATATTACTTTAGCTGATGAAGAAAAATCATTTTTAAGAATGAAAATGTTTTGTGTAAATGTAGCATGTTTTGTATTAACTTAACTAAATATTCTTGTTCCTGTTGTGTtagccatttttacatttttctttgaaaATTATCAGCATTTACAAGTTCGCTTGCAGGGAAGAGTAGTCATAAATAATGATAATTAACATATTTATTAAAAACccatttatctttctttttttggtCATTCTTAGTAAGTCAACATAATTATAAATTCAGGTTTTTATTTAGCAAGTGTTACTTCCTGTTGAGCTGTgtattgtaaaaagaaaaaaaaaacaacacaaatagaTTGCAGAGGCAATAcagtttgtaactgtatgtgctGTGTTTTGTAAGTAAGTAAAATAAACTGGAACTAGAAATGTTTAtatcttgatttttttttgtgtgttgaattttTTGGTCAAATTAATGGTTTTACATTTTTCCTTGACTTTTCAAAGAATGCTTCAAGAATTATACAAAGACTTGATCTGTTGCTATATCAGTGACCTTTTTTTACCTATGACATTCTGAAGATACCAgtatttcaatgtaataatataattaaataaatctataaTTTTTCCTACTAGAATGCCTCTTGGGATGAAGTTGCACTCATACAGagggaaaacaaactaaaaagaagACTCTGAGGCTGATTAAATGGCTGCAAAAGAAACACCTTCTAAAGAAGAAGCTGAGATGCCCTGTTTGCCACCATAAGATGAAAATGATATCTGTGGTGAAGAAAGACCAATTTATGTGGTATGAATGCATGATAATGTAGAACATTTAACATCACATTCTGATATTAAAGGCAGGGTACGTAAGTTGGAATTGTTAAAataattttgaccatctgaccttgTTCTATGAGAAAAAGTGtgatctttcatattttatttttctcctaagtccctcccctggcttTACAGCTAAACTAATAATTTCTGCAAGCCTACCACACTGGCTAATAGCACTGCATTTCAGATGTTCTCTCACTTGACTCGGCTTTCCCTGCATGTGCACGTTAGGAGGCGTGGCTTTCGGCTCATTCATGAAGGTCGGGGATAGAGCAACAGCCCTTCAAATTTTAAAAGCAAGACACAGTGCTAACTTTAtctcaatatttatttattttttaatataattttgtgATAATGTTTATAGGTTCATTTATTTACCTCACTTTTTGGTTTGTTCTCAGGTGCTGCAAAAGAGCAAGTCATAGAAAAGTCTCCAGAACAATTAGAACTGGCTCCCTCTTTGAGAAATCAAAATCTTCTCTTTTCAGTTGGATGAAGTTCATCTACAGGTAGCCTGTGTGTATGAATGTCAACAGGAATAGCAGTTAATAATAGGGCCTCAGTGAGTTTTGATTGGTTTTCATTTCTGTCGCAGATTTTCACAAGGGCTCAGGCAGATAGATATGATTGATGATGATGTGGCTGGCAGCTCCAAAACATTAAGTGCCATGGCAAAGCGTATTCGACAAGTCTGCATCAGTGCAATGGAAAGACACGGAGTAAATAAAGGGCACTGTCTTGGTGGTCACAAAGAATTTGTGGTTATGGATGAAAGCTGTCTCCGTCATCAGCGAAAGGTTGTAAACTCTCAGACCCCTTTGTTATTATCAGTCCAGATCTGAACATGTCCCCTAAACATATAAGTTTTAAGTTTTTACCATTACATTTAAGAATCAATATAGTAAAACTGttacaaccaaacaaaaacaatctgTTAATAAACATATTATTATATCAATTACTATGATGATTTGAATCACTTGAGTCAGAATTTAACAAAATTAAAGTTTGTAAAAGTAGTCAATTAATCCATAAAGGAAATGAATGACAGAGAACAGCTTTTTTATTCAACATCTTTGTCATGCTGTTAATAAAGTTAAAATACAATTTACTTTAATAACAGCAATACAATTAAAATGTtaagatgcaaactgcatttaagAATATACTTTGTAAATATTCTGTTTAACcttaaacttttttttattttcagtatGCACGTGGACGCTTCGGAAATGCTTGGAAAAGAAAGAAATGGGTCTTTGGACTGATGGGAGTGAAAGACAAAAGGCGAAGGCTCGTGTTAAAACTTGTAGAGAAACGAACGAGGCGTCACCTTGTTCCTCTGATCAGACAGCATGTTAAGTCGGGTAGTGCCATTATCAGTGATGAGTGGAGAGCCTACAAGAATGTCTTGACAAACATGGGGTACAAACATTACACAGTAAATCACAGCAGGTGGTTTGCTGATCCTCACTCGGGCAGTCATACACAGCATATTGAAAGAGCTTGGATGACAATTAAAGGACATATTCGCAGACTAAGAGGAAATCGTACAGAGATGTTGTTGGAGGAACATCTTAAAGTTCTCGAATGGTCATCTTGGCTTGGTTCAAAACATCCTGATGGACCACTGGGACGCTTATTCAAGGACATATGGAAATCATTCCCAGTTTAACCTGAATCTCTTCTACAACAGTTTTTTTTAGGGAGGGGGTATTTGGTGTATTTGATGAGTTTGGATGTTAAATGTGCTACACTTACAATACATGACCATTTTTGACAGTAGTTAACATAGTTTGTACAAATATTTTAAGCATTTAGTGTAACTCTGAAGTTTAacaaatttaaacatttaagactaATTTttggtatttataaatgtttattagtcattaataaataaagatatgttttatactttacaataaggctccagtttgtatttataaatgtttattaatcattaataaataaaaacatgttttacactttacaataaggctccagtttgtatttacaaatgtttattaatcattaataactaAAAACATGCTTTGCACTTTATaataaggctcccttttgtatttataaatgtttattaatcattaataaataaagacatgttttacactttacaataaggctccagtttgtatttataaatgtttattaatcattaataatcattaataaataaagacatgttttacactttataagaaggctccagtttgtatttataaatgttaattaatcattaataaataaagacatgttttacactttacaatagcgCTCCCTTTAATCATTGTAAGTATTTATAATGCAGTTATAAGGTACATTAATTATTTGCCCAAAACTGTGTTTACAAATGCTAATAGTGCTTAAAAGATAGGttcttagtttgaaatgtttaatatatGAAGTCTAGATAAAGTACATAAGTCAACAGATTTGGTTCACTATTTGGCAAAAAACTAGTAGGTTTAGTCTCTTTCTCACCCTTAATCAATGCATAATAAACATTAATTAGTCATATATAAGGCATTATAGATGgattaataatacatttataaaccatttattagccatttataagggagccttattgtaaagtggtaccTTTAATATAATGTTTAAATCACATGAACTTCGGGTGTGTTACCAATAGTGCAATAAAATCAATAAAGATGTAAGCATTTTGTGTTGgtttcacttgtaagtcgctttggacaaaagcgtctgctaaatacatgaacataaatCAGCTAAATCTTAGCAACTTCAAAAAATAGAATTTATACAAGTCCCAGTAGGGGGCAGGCCACGACATTCAAACCACCCACTGATGGAAATATTTGCATCCATGATTACAGTTTTGTTAAATTAAGATTAAACTCTAAAATACTGATTTTACCTAAGGTCAAAACCATAAAAAGACACACTTTTATATTTTTTCATGGCATTTATGATAGAATGCCCAAATTTCAGGAAGTCGTTTCATTTGCAACAAGGAGTTGCTGACACCATCATGTTATCATGGCTGCTTTTGCTTCCTTTTGGAcgacatttaaaacattttctgacTCTTTTGGCTCATTTTGCTTTAGATGAGCTGAACTGTCAACATCTCTTCGGAATAAGGAcacttattcaattcaattcaagtttatttatatagcgccaaatcacgactagagtcgtctcaaggcacttcacatgataaagtattccaatacaggtcagttcattaaaccaatcagaaaaaagtttcctatataaggaacccagcaaattgcatcaagtcactgactagtgttagtgactttacagcaatcctcatactaagcaagcatttagcgacagtagagaggaaaactcccttttaacaggaagaaaccttcagaggatcctggctcaatataaagccggggacacaccggccgccgaagcaccgcgaaaaggggaccgccttcattctgcgcccttgttatcctatcctatagaccacatgggctgcCGAAGCGCCACGCGCCGGTGCTCCAGCCCGTGCCGTGCAGCGATTGTTTCGGCATCTgccctatttttttcgcgagccgcaggtGAAccacgtcaattctggcaggatgtCAAACCTAAACATaaaaggcaggccggtaaatttaacaaaataaagcatttcaaaatgcaATTCCGCAattgtcaaatgtgttcgtaaacaggcactgcataaaaaccacacacacgcacacacacacacacgcgcacacacacacacacacacacacttacagttTTTGGTTTTAGAGAAACTTTATTCACAAGGAAATGATTAAGCATAGAGGCATGTAATGTCTGAAAATGTAAAACAATCTAAAtttaaatctaaattaaaaaaaggcTAACAAAATGTTCTTCTTCTCTTGTGATGTCTCAAATAAAAGTTTAACGTGTtgaaaaaatctaataaaatccTGAAATTCTTCTGGTTGTATCCAACCAATGAATCAGTTTGGGAGTTCTTTCCAGGAGATATCCTGAGACGTCCTATTTATTGTGAAGAGTAATGTCATCATATGTGACAATCTTTCCATCGCGGGTCACAACTGTTTTCTGTTCCCAATGGTCAACCTCTCCATCTTTCTCCTGAAAGTGTTGCACCACCACCTTCCCGGTGGGCGGGAGGCCAAAGGGAAAATCTTTAGCAGCTTCTTCGTACAGCTTCATCTTCATGACATCCTGTGTGATGTTGGTTTTACGTGCTGGGGTGAGAGCTTGGTTTTTGTTCTCTGCCAGCATCGATGAGGGAAGGTTGGTCAGTCTTGTCTGAAATTGGTACGGTTTGGCCTCTGGTTTGGGTTCTGGTTTGGGTGCTGGCTCCCATCTTGAAGGAGATGGAGATCTTCTTCCAGTAAACCGTGGTGGATCATTATTTACTGGTAGAATAT from Nothobranchius furzeri strain GRZ-AD chromosome 5, NfurGRZ-RIMD1, whole genome shotgun sequence encodes:
- the LOC107380517 gene encoding uncharacterized protein isoform X2, whose amino-acid sequence is MKMISVVKKDQFMWCCKRASHRKVSRTIRTGSLFEKSKSSLFSWMKFIYRFSQGLRQIDMIDDDVAGSSKTLSAMAKRIRQVCISAMERHGVNKGHCLGGHKEFVVMDESCLRHQRKYARGRFGNAWKRKKWVFGLMGVKDKRRRLVLKLVEKRTRRHLVPLIRQHVKSGSAIISDEWRAYKNVLTNMGYKHYTVNHSRWFADPHSGSHTQHIERAWMTIKGHIRRLRGNRTEMLLEEHLKVLEWSSWLGSKHPDGPLGRLFKDIWKSFPV
- the LOC107380517 gene encoding uncharacterized protein isoform X1, whose amino-acid sequence is MFIGSFIYLTFWFVLRCCKRASHRKVSRTIRTGSLFEKSKSSLFSWMKFIYRFSQGLRQIDMIDDDVAGSSKTLSAMAKRIRQVCISAMERHGVNKGHCLGGHKEFVVMDESCLRHQRKYARGRFGNAWKRKKWVFGLMGVKDKRRRLVLKLVEKRTRRHLVPLIRQHVKSGSAIISDEWRAYKNVLTNMGYKHYTVNHSRWFADPHSGSHTQHIERAWMTIKGHIRRLRGNRTEMLLEEHLKVLEWSSWLGSKHPDGPLGRLFKDIWKSFPV
- the LOC107380517 gene encoding uncharacterized protein isoform X3, whose amino-acid sequence is MFIGSFIYLTFWFVLRCCKRASHRKVSRTIRTGSLFEKSKSSLFSWMKFIYRFSQGLRQIDMIDDDVAGSSKTLSAMAKRIRQVCISAMERHGYARGRFGNAWKRKKWVFGLMGVKDKRRRLVLKLVEKRTRRHLVPLIRQHVKSGSAIISDEWRAYKNVLTNMGYKHYTVNHSRWFADPHSGSHTQHIERAWMTIKGHIRRLRGNRTEMLLEEHLKVLEWSSWLGSKHPDGPLGRLFKDIWKSFPV
- the LOC107380517 gene encoding uncharacterized protein isoform X4; amino-acid sequence: MKFIYRFSQGLRQIDMIDDDVAGSSKTLSAMAKRIRQVCISAMERHGVNKGHCLGGHKEFVVMDESCLRHQRKYARGRFGNAWKRKKWVFGLMGVKDKRRRLVLKLVEKRTRRHLVPLIRQHVKSGSAIISDEWRAYKNVLTNMGYKHYTVNHSRWFADPHSGSHTQHIERAWMTIKGHIRRLRGNRTEMLLEEHLKVLEWSSWLGSKHPDGPLGRLFKDIWKSFPV